From the genome of Triticum aestivum cultivar Chinese Spring chromosome 1A, IWGSC CS RefSeq v2.1, whole genome shotgun sequence:
gctcccacatgttccacgatgatctcatcgtatgaaccacgatgtcgaggattcaatcaatcccgtattcaattccctttgtctagcggtattgtacttgcccgagattcgatcgtcggtatcccgataccttgttcaatctcgttactggcaagtctctttactcgttccgtaacacatcatcccgtgatcaactccttggtcacattgtgcaaattatgatgatgtcctgccgagtgggcccagagatacctctccatttacacggagtgacaaatcccagtctcgattcgtgccaacccaacagacactttcggagatacctgtagtgtacctttatagccacccagttacgttgtgacgtttggcacacccaaatcactcctacggtatccgggagttacaaaatctcatggtctaaggaaatgatacttgacattagaaaagctttagcaaacgaactacacgatcttgtgctaggcttaggattgggtcttgtccatcacatcattctcctaatgatgtgatcccgttatcaatgacatccaatgtccatggtcaggaaaccgtaaccatctattgatcaacgagctagtcaactagaggcttactagggacatggagttgtctatttatccacacatgtatctgagtttcctatcaatacaattttagcatggataataaatgattatcatgaacaatgaaaatatgatataataataactaatttattattgcctctagggcatatttccaacaagtgggGCCATATGGCGATGTGTGCCAATGGGGTTGTTGGACTCATATTTTTCAAATGGTAGAGGCTTTCACCAAGGTGATCCTTTCTCCACTTTGTTCTTTAAGTTCAGTGAGCAGTCCCTCATTCTTGAATGTGCCTCCTCTATCGGCCACATCTCTGGGGCAGCCTCATAGCTTTACCTTATGGGATTTTGCACCTACAATTTGTTGATAACATGATTATCCGTACTAAAGAATATGACCTTCAAATCATAGAACTGAAGTTCATCTTGCTTTGTTTTGAGGCCTTGTCTGGCCTCAAAATTAATCTCAACAAGAGTGAGATTATGACCCTGGGTTGATCCCCTTTGGAACAAGTTTGTATTGCAAAGTTTATTAATTGCAAACTTGGATCCTTCCCTATTAACTACATGGGGATTCCTACCTCTCCGTCCAAGCTTCGCGCCTCCTATTTTATCCCTATTGAGCAAAAAGCTGGATCTAGAGTCGCCTTGAAGAGGCAAATGCAAATCCCCGGCCGGTAAAGTCGTGCTTATTAACGTGTGTGTATCTGGTTTACATATGTACATTGTGGGCTTCTATCGTCTCTTGGAAAGTAATCACTCCTTGTTGGACAAACATCATAGCGGTTTTATTGGAATGCGCCGGATAACCATAAGAAATATATATTTATTAAGTGGAAGCTCATGTGTCAACACAAAAACCTTGGGGATTGGGCATTATTAACACCCTGTCATGAACAAATGCCTCATTATAAAATGGTGGTGGAAATTTATGATGCTGAGGAAATATCTCTGTGGAGGAGAGATTCTCAAAGCTAAGTACTTCCCTAACTGTGATCCCCTGATAGCCAATCATCAAGGTGGATTTCAGTTTGGAAGTTGAGTCTCAAAGTTTGAAATGAATCTAAGAGCCATGTTAATTAAGTTGTGATTAGCAACCGTGCCTCGACTAGGTTTTGGATGGACATGGGAGGGGCCCCTCTACCTCTCTTTCCCTACCATATTTTTGTATTGCCCTAATCTAGAGATCTCTATTAGGGAGCTCTCTATCAATAATTTGGGCTTTTGGGTTAGTTCATCCTTGTCCCTTGCAGAGCTCACAAAGTGGCAGGCCCTCACTACACATATCATGATGCTCTTGTTGACTTAAGGATCGAATTTCCTAGTCCTATTCTGCTTCTGTCGAGTTTGCTAGAAAATTGCTCTACCCTAGGGTTGTTCAGGGTGTCACAATACAAGTTTCAGGGAGTGTGGAGGGCTGGCATTACCTTAAGATCAAGATATTCCTTTGGCAAGCTATTAGGTAGTGCCTTCCGGCTATTAACCAGATTCTCAAGTGTAACGGTATGACAGGTGCAAACTGTTATCTTTATGGAGAAAAAAGAATGTGGAGCATATCGTCTTCAGATGTGTTCTTGCAAAAAAAAGACAGTTGTGTTCATGGTTCAATGCAACTTCGTACCCTAATAATTTGTTGGAGCTTTTCGCTATTACCGTGAACCTTTCTTGTCTCTTGGCCCGTGTCTTTTGATTTGCTTTTGTGGCTCAATCTTGGACTTTGTGGACTAGTCACAATAAATTTATGATCGAGCACTTATTCCCTAACCATCTAGTTGATCACCTGTTAAAAAAGCTTTTCTGTTGTTGTGGAAGCCACTGGCTAAGGGTGTTGATGTTGCTGCTATTGAAGATTTGGTTATCAAGATTCGCACATCTGCTCGCACCCTACTTCCGGGCGCTCCCCCTCAAATTAGCTAGTTGTTTCTACGTTCGTGCCCCTGGGCTGGCATGCACACCTTTATTTTGGTTATGTCGTATTCCGGTATGATGTATCGGGATGTTCTTAGAACTTGTTAGTTATCCTCCTTGTTGTATGGTGATAGTTTATCATATTGGTTCTATTTATAAAGTCAAGCATAATGCCTTTTCCCTAATGCTATTTATCAACAGGGTGCATAATAAGTTATCTTGCACCTAAGTTATTCTCATGATCGTTTTATTAAAAAATAACATTTGGTATACAAATAGTTGCGTTCCTATTGATTTACTATGCAAAATCAAGAAAATCAAAACATAAGTCATAAGACCACGACAGTACATTTTTATGTATATTGTTACTATGTTTTTACATtcataattttacataacataaaatatgtTTTTACTACTGATGTGTATTTTCTTACGTTCTTGTTTGACTTCCGACGTAAGATAAAATTTTCGGTACATGAAAATAAGGTGCAGTGATATTAAAATAGATGGGGCAAAGAATACAATCTGGGTGATGAATAAGCATTTATGTGCCCTCGGCAAAAAAACTATCATTTCAGCTCAATGCGACATAAATATATACTCAATTATTATTTTTCCGCCCAGGGCACATAATGTCGTATATTATTTTGCAATTCCTTTGTTAGATCATCTTACATTATAGTCCTTGCGTTGCCAtgttttgtttcataatttttgtcaACTTCCACACCGTCGGAACCGCATAAGGGTTCGTAGTAACTAAAATCGCCATCCTAGAAATTAGTTTGCTAGGTACACTGAGGTGATTGGACGTGCACACACAACACGAAGAATCAATCGACCCACCGCTTCGCCGCGAATAGAAATTGTCCTTTTCATACATAACCGAATAATCCTGAGAAAGTAGGTGCGCATATGCGCTGGACATGGAAGATGGAGATGTATGCCTAACAAGTCCAAGCCGCCTTTAAAGAAAAATGGAGTACGTCCAAGCTAGCCAGCATATCAAAAAAAAAAAAGGTCCAAGCTAGCCAGGAGTCAAACAAGTTTATCCCAAGCACCTACCCCACCACGATCACAATGTATAGCTGACGCAGCAAATTGGCATGTTTCAAGAACGGGCACCTATATATAGAGTTGCTTGTAGCTCTGGCTAGACACATCTACAGCATAAACCATCATTCTACGGGTAGACAGGACAAGGCGAGAACTTTGCTAGAGAAGTGTAGAAGCAACAATGAAGAGTAGCACGCTCGTGGCGATCCTGATTCTCCAGGCCGTCCTGGTCATGGGAATCCTCTCACAAGCGAACGGTACGTGCTGATTGCCTTTTTGTATGGCGTGGAGATTTTAGCTTTGACATGCATTTGTTATCAAATGTACTAATTTGATTGCACccccgcaaaaaaaataaaaattgattGCATGTGTCCGTGCAGCCGAGTTCCCGAAGTGCTGCGACAACTGTAGGTTCTTCTCGGGGGCCGTGGTCTGTGACGACGCCGGCCCCAAGTGCCGCGACGGCTGCGTGAACTGCCGCGTCGTGCAGACGAGCCCCACGAAGACGTTCCGGTGCGCCGATGCACGCGGCGACGACGGCACGCCCTGCCCGCCCTGCAAGAAGTACTGATCGCTCATGTTCAATAAGATGTTGTGCCGATAATAAAAGCTCAGATGGGTTGAGCGGAGCTGTTGTGGTTGTACGTGCACGTGGTCCACGCCCAACAACAATTGTTGTTGTTGTCCTCAGTCTTTATCTTTTCTTCTTCTTAAGAAAAACCTGTTGTTGCTCCGTGGATAAGCTCTTGTATCAGTTTATGCATTTCTGCTCAATCAAATAAAATATTTGTCATACCTCCTCTCGCCTCTCGTGTCGCCTCCCTCACGGACGactgggggcggggggggggggggggatccaacCGCCGCTGCTAGTGACTCCTCCTGTGCCCGTCCTCCCCTCCACCGCCGCAGGTGGTCGGCGCCGGGCTAAGCCCGTGCGTGCGACACGGTGGCGGaggcctctcccctctctcccggatCCATGGGTGGCGCGGGTGCCCAGATCCGTGGAGGTCCGGCccccacggcggcgcggcggcccagCGGCGGTGCCTATGGTGCTGCCGATGGGAATCGGCCGGCTGCAAGGGGcgccggtggccggggcggcgaccCCATGGCTGGATGGCAGCGCGCCCATTGGTCCGTCCGGTTTCGTCCCATCCCGGATCTGGTGACTACCGGACGGCCTGGGGGTtggcggcggcccggcgtggcTGGCGATCTGGACGCGGTGGTGTCGGCGGCTCGCTGGTCTGCCGGAGCTCCAGGGGTATCATAGTCTCCGACTCGATCTGCTCCAGTTTGTGCTAGCTCCGGTATAGGGAGACTGTCGTCATCTCCCGATGCTCGCTGCATGGATCTGGCGGCGACAGCTAGATCCTTTTGGTTTAGTCTCCAACGGAGAAGACGGCGGTCCGTGCACAAGAAGCTGGATGGAGTTTTTCGAACAAATCTGAGTGAAAACCTGCTCTTGGCTAGATGCCAAAgctggcggtggcggcgctctACGGTGTCGTTTTCTTCTTAAAGGCATCGCCATGGAGAAGTTCTAGACTactatctgctacctccggggaaAACCCTAAATCAATAGATCGGAAGACGGCGGCGCGATTGTGTTGTTTTCCCCTTGGGGGCGTCTTTCTTGTAGGTGTACGCGGACTCGAGGGACCAGTGAACGACGTCTTTGATGGAGCGGTGCTTCAACATACACATTGATGGTGACAAATCTTGATGGCATGGCACCCTGGAGATTAGGCGTCTGATGTGCGATGATGGACTCGCACAGGAGGATGAcgatgtctggcgtcgtggtgatgtcgacggcagctagaccgaaaaaggtagatgcagcagtacaactctgaagatggatttatggcaggtggcggcggcggcctgtGAATGTGAGCCGGACCGGTGGGTGCTTCATactcggcaggcgtcctggttggagtctcaggtcttagatgttaggtttggctgcgaggtctgtttggtattaagcccagactatcagcatctcttcatcaactggataggagtagcgacagatgttgactagacggtggctttagtcttattgTTGTATTAGTTTATAagatcttgtgtgaataattaataaagtggctgcatgcatcaccCAGATGCAGAGGCTAAGGTCTTTCTCCTTTttcaaaaaagtaaaaataaaatatTTGCTTATTTGTGTTAATATATTTGTACTGTCCAGTTCCGAGAAAAAGAAAGGCACTGTCCAGTTCCAATGGTGCATGGATCTTTCTCGGTGTTCAAGCGTATGTACGGTCGTCACACTCGGTGCGAGTCGGGCTAACAAGGGATCATTTTCTTAAAGAAAAAACAAGGGGGTCATTAATTTACGCAAGTCAGAGGGTAGTAGCGGGTACTCCAGTATACTCCATTACTGAATAGTTAGCCAGCCAATCATCTCGTGAATATGCATGCAGCATGCATCACGCACGTTACCAGGGGTCCAGGATACGCGTCTCGTGATATCGTCTAGCTTGTCGGTTGCAAATatactactcccttcattcctgAAAAGTATAAGTTTTTATAGAGATTTCATTATGGACCACGTACTATGAACGTATATAAATGCATTTCAAAGTGTAGATTTATTTATTTTGCTCTGCATATACTTCGTAATAAAATCTTTATAAAAACTTACATTTAAGAACGGAAGGAGTAGGTATAATATCTCTTTGGTATAAGTATTCAGTTGAgtagtaagagcaactccaatgaagCGACCTATTTCATCCGCCGTCGTCCGTTTGGGTTGGCGCGGACAGAAAAGGCGGTCCAAcgcaccgacccaaacggacgcgtgtCCGCTTGGCGTTCGCATGACGACACATTCCCGGCCTAATTTTGAGCTGAATTTGCGTCGGCGCagacacgagacggacgcgcgcgcgtgCCTACTCCTCTCCCCTGAcccgctggtc
Proteins encoded in this window:
- the LOC123056755 gene encoding uncharacterized protein; this translates as MKSSTLVAILILQAVLVMGILSQANAEFPKCCDNCRFFSGAVVCDDAGPKCRDGCVNCRVVQTSPTKTFRCADARGDDGTPCPPCKKY